Proteins encoded by one window of Micromonospora coxensis:
- a CDS encoding NADP-dependent oxidoreductase — MSTNREIHLASRPQGWPTADNFRLVETDVPTPGPGQIVVRNQFMSVDPYMRGRMNDVKSYVPPFALDAPLDGGAVGEVVASEADGIKPGDTVLHGLGWREYALLDAKAARPVDPSLAPVSAYLGVLGMTGLTAYAGLLDVAGMKPGETVFVSGAAGAVGSMVGQIAKLKGAGRVVGSAGSAAKVERLRALGFDAAFDYHDGPVYQQLKAAAPDGVDVYFDNVGGEHLEAAIGAMNLHGRAAVCGMIAQYNATEAPAAPRNLALLIGKRLTLRGFLVGDHGHLREQFVADVAGWLRDGSLSYDETVVDGIENAPEAFLGVLRGDNLGKMLVRL, encoded by the coding sequence ATGAGCACCAACCGTGAGATCCACCTGGCCTCCCGCCCGCAGGGCTGGCCGACCGCCGACAACTTCCGCCTCGTCGAGACCGATGTGCCCACCCCCGGGCCCGGCCAGATCGTGGTCCGCAACCAGTTCATGTCGGTCGACCCGTACATGCGGGGCCGGATGAACGATGTCAAGTCCTACGTCCCGCCGTTCGCGCTCGACGCCCCGCTCGACGGCGGCGCGGTCGGCGAGGTGGTGGCGAGCGAGGCCGACGGGATCAAGCCCGGCGACACCGTCCTGCACGGGCTCGGCTGGCGCGAGTACGCGCTGCTCGACGCCAAGGCCGCCCGCCCGGTCGACCCGAGCCTCGCGCCGGTCAGCGCGTACCTCGGCGTGCTCGGGATGACCGGGCTGACCGCGTACGCCGGGCTGCTCGACGTGGCCGGGATGAAGCCGGGGGAGACGGTCTTCGTCTCCGGCGCGGCCGGCGCGGTGGGCAGCATGGTCGGCCAGATCGCCAAGCTGAAGGGCGCCGGCCGGGTGGTCGGCAGCGCCGGCTCGGCGGCCAAGGTCGAGCGGCTGCGGGCGCTCGGCTTCGACGCCGCCTTCGACTACCACGACGGCCCGGTGTACCAGCAGCTCAAGGCCGCCGCCCCGGACGGCGTGGACGTCTACTTCGACAACGTCGGCGGCGAGCACCTGGAGGCCGCCATCGGCGCGATGAACCTGCACGGCCGGGCCGCCGTCTGCGGCATGATCGCGCAGTACAACGCCACCGAGGCGCCGGCCGCGCCGCGCAACCTGGCGCTGCTCATCGGCAAGCGGCTCACCCTGCGCGGCTTCCTCGTCGGTGACCACGGCCACCTGCGGGAGCAGTTCGTCGCGGACGTGGCCGGCTGGCTGCGCGACGGCAGCCTCTCGTACGACGAGACGGTCGTCGACGGCATCGAGAACGCCCCGGAGGCGTTCCTCGGCGTGCTGCGCGGCGACAACCTGGGCAAGATGCTCGTCCGGCTCTGA
- a CDS encoding organic hydroperoxide resistance protein has protein sequence MQVLYTASALATGDGRDGHVRTSDGTFDLDLAVPKEMGGAGGAANPEQLFAAGYAACFHSALRLVARRSKADVSGSVVEAEVGIGPNGSGGFGLAVTLVVDLPAVERAAAEQLVEAAHQVCPYSNATRGNVEVALAVREAASA, from the coding sequence GTGCAGGTGCTCTACACCGCGTCCGCGCTCGCCACCGGCGACGGCCGGGACGGCCACGTCCGTACCTCCGACGGCACCTTCGACCTCGACCTGGCGGTGCCGAAGGAGATGGGCGGCGCCGGCGGCGCGGCCAACCCGGAGCAGCTCTTCGCGGCCGGCTACGCGGCCTGCTTCCACTCCGCGCTGCGCCTGGTCGCGCGCCGGAGCAAGGCGGACGTCTCCGGCTCGGTCGTCGAGGCCGAGGTGGGCATCGGCCCGAACGGCAGCGGCGGCTTCGGTCTCGCCGTCACCCTCGTGGTGGACCTGCCGGCCGTCGAGCGGGCCGCCGCCGAGCAGCTGGTCGAGGCGGCCCACCAGGTCTGCCCGTACTCCAACGCGACCCGGGGCAACGTCGAGGTCGCCCTCGCCGTCCGCGAGGCCGCGTCGGCCTGA
- a CDS encoding MarR family winged helix-turn-helix transcriptional regulator, giving the protein MTDDLVLRRQVCFALYAASRALTDVYRPILDEFGLTYPQYLVLLVLWEHGDDAPTVSELGAALRLDSGTLSPLLKRLEAAGLVVRTRSARDERRVEVGLTADGVALRQRMDEVPLRVARATGLGEAELIALRDTLTRVTETIHRQKEQ; this is encoded by the coding sequence GTGACCGATGATCTGGTGCTGCGTCGACAGGTGTGCTTCGCGCTCTACGCCGCGTCGCGCGCCCTCACCGACGTCTACCGGCCCATCCTCGACGAGTTCGGCCTGACCTACCCGCAGTACCTGGTGCTGCTGGTGCTCTGGGAGCACGGCGACGACGCCCCCACGGTCTCCGAGCTCGGCGCCGCGCTGCGGCTGGACTCCGGCACGCTCTCCCCGCTGCTCAAGCGGCTGGAGGCGGCGGGCCTGGTGGTCCGGACCCGCTCGGCGCGCGACGAGCGACGGGTGGAGGTGGGGCTCACCGCCGACGGTGTGGCCCTGCGGCAGCGGATGGACGAGGTGCCGCTGCGGGTCGCCCGCGCCACCGGCCTCGGCGAGGCCGAGCTGATCGCCCTGCGCGACACCCTCACCCGGGTCACCGAGACGATCCACCGACAGAAGGAGCAGTGA
- a CDS encoding RidA family protein, with translation MTEAAVPGGPTVTRLGSGGPWEALYGYSRVVRAGDRVLTAGCTSTVDGAVAHVGDAAAQTAQALRIALDALAEVGASAADVVRTRMYVTDRLYADEVGRAHNAVFGAVRPAATMVVVAGLIDPDLLVEVELEAYLPAA, from the coding sequence GTGACCGAGGCCGCCGTGCCGGGTGGCCCGACCGTCACCCGGCTCGGCTCGGGCGGCCCGTGGGAGGCGCTGTACGGCTACTCGCGGGTGGTGCGGGCCGGCGACCGGGTGCTCACGGCCGGCTGCACGTCGACGGTCGACGGGGCGGTCGCCCACGTCGGGGACGCCGCCGCCCAGACCGCCCAGGCGCTGCGGATCGCCCTGGACGCGCTGGCCGAGGTGGGCGCGAGCGCGGCCGACGTGGTCCGGACCCGGATGTACGTCACCGACCGGCTCTACGCCGACGAGGTGGGCCGGGCACACAACGCGGTCTTCGGCGCGGTCCGCCCGGCGGCGACGATGGTCGTGGTGGCCGGGTTGATCGACCCGGACCTGCTGGTCGAGGTGGAGCTGGAGGCGTACCTGCCCGCCGCCTGA
- the priA gene encoding bifunctional 1-(5-phosphoribosyl)-5-((5-phosphoribosylamino)methylideneamino)imidazole-4-carboxamide isomerase/phosphoribosylanthranilate isomerase PriA, which yields MSLTLLPAVDVADGQAVRLVQGAAGSETAYGDPLEAALAWQSDGAEWIHLVDLDAAFGRGSNAALLADVVGRLDVKVELSGGIRDDASLRAALGTGAARVNIGTAALEDPEWCDRICGEYGDRVAIGLDVRGRTLSARGWTRDGGDLWEVLERLDKAGASRYVVTDITKDGTMRGPNLDLLREVCARTDAPVIASGGVSTLDDLRALATLEPVGVEGVIAGKALYAGAFTVAQALETLRAAA from the coding sequence TCGTGCAGGGCGCCGCCGGCAGTGAGACCGCGTACGGCGACCCGCTGGAGGCCGCGCTGGCCTGGCAGTCCGACGGCGCCGAGTGGATCCACCTGGTCGACCTCGACGCCGCGTTCGGCCGGGGCTCCAACGCCGCGCTGCTGGCCGACGTGGTCGGCCGGCTCGACGTGAAGGTCGAGCTGTCCGGGGGCATCCGCGACGACGCGTCGCTGCGCGCCGCCCTGGGCACCGGGGCGGCCCGGGTCAACATCGGCACCGCCGCGCTGGAGGACCCCGAGTGGTGCGACCGGATCTGCGGCGAGTACGGCGACCGGGTGGCGATCGGCCTGGACGTGCGCGGCCGTACCCTCTCCGCCCGCGGCTGGACCCGCGACGGCGGTGACCTGTGGGAGGTGCTGGAGCGGCTGGACAAGGCCGGCGCGTCGCGGTACGTGGTCACCGACATCACCAAGGACGGCACCATGCGCGGGCCGAACCTGGACCTGCTGCGTGAGGTCTGCGCCCGCACGGACGCCCCGGTGATCGCCTCCGGCGGCGTCTCGACCCTGGACGACCTGCGGGCGCTGGCCACCCTGGAGCCGGTCGGCGTGGAGGGTGTGATCGCCGGCAAGGCGCTCTACGCCGGCGCGTTCACCGTGGCGCAGGCGCTGGAGACGCTGCGGGCCGCGGCGTGA